A stretch of Vannielia litorea DNA encodes these proteins:
- a CDS encoding GH1 family beta-glucosidase, whose amino-acid sequence MLSHRRADFPEGFLFGTATSAYQIEGHAEGGAGRTQWDDFAATPGNVVHGENGARACDHFKRWPQDLDLIAQAGIDVYRFSLSWARIMPEGIGPANPEGLDFYDRLVDGMLERGLKPAATLYHWELPSPLLDRGGWRNRDIARWFADYTYTAMARLGDRIWSAAPINEPWCVGWLSHFMGLHAPGLRDIRATARAMHHVCLAHGEAIAAMRSHGMDNLGAVFNFEYAQPADESPEAQAAARRYDGIYNRWFRSGIFKGEYPEDVLEGLGPHMPEHWQDDFATITAPLDWCGLNYYTRKLIAPDPGAPWPHYTEGAGDLPKTQVGWEIYPEGLHHFLADTAANYTGDLPLYVTENGMAWPDVPGVPDDARIAYIDAHLGAVKLAIAEGVPVKGYYIWSLMDNYEWAHGYGPRFGLVHVDYDSLQRTPKASYEALKAALRTNP is encoded by the coding sequence ATGCTCAGCCATAGACGCGCCGACTTCCCCGAGGGGTTTCTCTTCGGCACTGCCACCTCGGCCTATCAGATCGAGGGCCATGCAGAGGGCGGCGCCGGGCGCACCCAGTGGGACGACTTTGCCGCCACGCCCGGCAACGTGGTTCATGGAGAGAACGGCGCCCGCGCCTGCGATCACTTCAAAAGATGGCCGCAAGACCTTGACCTCATTGCACAAGCCGGGATCGACGTTTACCGCTTCAGCCTGTCCTGGGCGCGGATCATGCCGGAGGGCATCGGCCCGGCCAATCCCGAGGGGCTCGATTTTTACGACCGGCTGGTGGACGGGATGCTGGAGCGCGGCCTCAAGCCCGCGGCGACCCTGTATCACTGGGAGCTGCCCTCCCCGCTGCTCGACCGGGGCGGCTGGCGCAACCGCGACATCGCCCGCTGGTTCGCCGACTATACCTACACGGCGATGGCCCGCCTGGGCGACCGGATCTGGTCGGCCGCGCCGATCAACGAACCCTGGTGCGTGGGCTGGCTGAGCCATTTCATGGGGCTGCACGCGCCCGGCCTGCGCGACATCCGGGCCACCGCGCGGGCGATGCACCATGTCTGCCTCGCGCATGGCGAGGCGATCGCCGCGATGCGCAGCCATGGCATGGACAACCTCGGGGCGGTGTTCAACTTCGAGTACGCCCAGCCCGCCGACGAGAGCCCCGAGGCGCAGGCCGCGGCCAGGCGCTACGATGGCATCTACAACCGCTGGTTCCGCTCGGGCATCTTCAAGGGGGAGTATCCGGAGGACGTGCTGGAGGGCCTCGGGCCGCACATGCCGGAGCACTGGCAGGACGACTTTGCCACCATCACCGCTCCGCTCGACTGGTGCGGCCTCAACTACTACACCCGCAAGCTGATCGCGCCCGACCCCGGTGCGCCCTGGCCGCATTACACCGAAGGGGCCGGCGATCTGCCCAAGACCCAGGTGGGATGGGAGATCTACCCCGAGGGGCTCCATCATTTCCTGGCCGACACCGCCGCCAACTACACCGGCGACCTGCCGCTCTACGTGACCGAGAACGGGATGGCCTGGCCGGACGTGCCGGGCGTGCCCGACGATGCCCGCATCGCCTATATCGACGCCCATCTCGGCGCGGTTAAGCTGGCGATTGCCGAGGGTGTGCCGGTGAAGGGCTATTACATCTGGTCGCTGATGGACAACTACGAGTGGGCGCATGGCTACGGCCCGCGTTTCGGGCTGGTGCATGTGGACTACGACAGCTTGCAGCGCACCCCCAAAGCCTCCTATGAGGCGCTGAAGGCCGCCCTGAGGACGAACCCATGA
- a CDS encoding LacI family DNA-binding transcriptional regulator encodes MNLKELAANLGLSQTTVSRALNGYPEVNEDTRKRVMAAAVKHNYRPNTRAQSLATGRAMAIGHVIPISTNHEMMNPVFGDFIGGAGEVYARANYDMMLSVVPDDNEDSAYRTMAQRHSVDGIVIHGPRRDDPRIALLKEVGLPFVVHGRAPVEDPDYSWVDVNNRRAFERATLHLADLGHRRIALLNGLESMDFAMRRREGFEAALAARGLPSVPELLRSDEMTEGYGYEAAATMLALPSPPTAFLVSSLISAIGVRRAVEERGLAMGRDISIITHDDDLGYFKNGGEVPVFTATRSSVREAGRIAAEMLLGLIENPGTGPRQHLLEADLTLGISTGPAPDTASR; translated from the coding sequence ATGAACCTGAAGGAGCTTGCCGCAAACCTTGGCCTCTCCCAGACAACCGTGAGCCGCGCGCTCAACGGCTATCCGGAGGTGAACGAGGACACCCGCAAGCGGGTGATGGCGGCGGCAGTGAAACACAACTACCGCCCCAACACCCGTGCCCAGAGCCTGGCCACGGGCCGTGCGATGGCCATCGGCCACGTGATTCCCATCAGCACCAACCACGAGATGATGAACCCGGTCTTCGGGGATTTCATCGGCGGTGCGGGCGAGGTCTATGCCCGGGCGAATTACGACATGATGCTTTCGGTGGTGCCTGACGACAACGAGGACAGCGCCTATCGGACCATGGCGCAGCGCCACTCGGTCGACGGCATCGTGATTCACGGGCCACGGCGCGACGATCCGCGGATCGCGCTGCTCAAGGAAGTCGGCCTGCCCTTCGTGGTGCATGGGCGCGCGCCGGTCGAGGACCCCGATTACTCCTGGGTCGACGTGAACAACCGCCGCGCCTTCGAGCGGGCCACGCTGCATCTCGCCGACCTGGGCCACCGCAGGATCGCCCTGCTGAACGGGCTCGAGAGCATGGATTTTGCCATGCGCCGCCGCGAGGGGTTCGAGGCGGCGCTGGCGGCGCGAGGGCTGCCTTCCGTCCCTGAGTTGCTCCGGTCGGACGAGATGACGGAAGGCTATGGTTACGAGGCCGCCGCCACGATGCTGGCCTTGCCGTCACCGCCCACGGCCTTTCTGGTCTCCTCCCTGATCTCCGCCATCGGCGTGCGCCGGGCGGTGGAGGAGCGCGGCCTGGCGATGGGGCGCGACATCTCGATCATCACCCATGACGATGATCTGGGGTACTTCAAGAACGGCGGAGAAGTACCTGTTTTCACAGCAACTCGCAGCTCCGTAAGGGAGGCTGGCCGGATTGCCGCCGAAATGCTCCTGGGCCTCATAGAGAACCCGGGCACCGGCCCCAGGCAGCACCTGCTCGAGGCCGACCTGACCCTTGGCATCTCCACCGGGCCCGCGCCCGACACCGCTTCGCGATAG
- a CDS encoding ABC transporter substrate-binding protein, which translates to MKHPFKTSCAVLALMSGPALAEQITVAGPWIGADEEHVQAVLSVFAEQSGHDVRYTGSDSFEQQIVIDAEAGSAPNVAVFPQPGLAAVMAQRGFLTPLADGTEDWVKENYAAGQSWVDLGTYAGPDGNPALYGFFYKVDLKSLVWYIPENFEDAGYEVPETLEDLKALSAQIVEDGETPWCIGLGSGGATGWPATDWVEDMMLRTQAPEVYDQWVSNEIPFTDPAVVGAIEAFGEFALNDDWVAGGAGAVATTDFRESPKGLFSAPPQCYMHKQASFIPSFFPEGSVVGEDVDFFYFPASGEGGLGQPVLGAGTLWAITNDSPAAHELITFLQSPEAHEIWMARKGFLTPHKGVNLDAFGDPTLRKMNDILLSATTFRFDASDLMPGAVGAGSFWTGMVDYVGGKDVGTVTGEIQQSWDAVK; encoded by the coding sequence ATGAAACACCCCTTCAAGACGAGCTGTGCCGTTCTGGCGCTGATGAGCGGACCGGCGCTGGCCGAGCAGATCACCGTGGCCGGCCCCTGGATCGGCGCCGATGAGGAGCACGTGCAGGCGGTTCTGAGCGTCTTCGCCGAGCAGTCCGGCCATGACGTGCGCTATACCGGCTCCGACAGCTTCGAACAGCAGATCGTGATCGACGCCGAGGCGGGCTCCGCGCCCAACGTCGCCGTCTTCCCGCAGCCGGGCCTCGCCGCCGTGATGGCCCAGCGCGGTTTCCTGACCCCGCTTGCCGATGGCACCGAGGACTGGGTGAAGGAGAATTACGCCGCCGGCCAGAGCTGGGTCGATCTGGGCACCTACGCCGGCCCCGACGGCAACCCCGCGCTCTACGGCTTCTTCTACAAGGTCGATCTCAAGAGCCTCGTCTGGTACATCCCCGAGAACTTCGAGGATGCCGGCTACGAGGTTCCCGAAACGCTCGAAGACCTGAAGGCGCTGTCGGCCCAGATCGTCGAGGATGGCGAAACGCCCTGGTGCATCGGCCTCGGCTCCGGCGGCGCCACCGGCTGGCCTGCGACCGACTGGGTCGAGGACATGATGCTGCGCACCCAGGCCCCCGAGGTCTACGACCAGTGGGTGAGCAACGAGATCCCCTTCACCGATCCGGCCGTCGTGGGCGCGATCGAGGCCTTCGGCGAGTTCGCCCTCAACGACGACTGGGTCGCCGGCGGCGCCGGCGCGGTCGCCACCACAGACTTCCGCGAAAGCCCCAAGGGCCTCTTTTCGGCCCCGCCGCAGTGCTACATGCACAAGCAGGCGAGCTTCATCCCGAGCTTCTTCCCCGAGGGCTCCGTGGTGGGCGAGGATGTGGATTTCTTCTACTTCCCGGCCTCCGGCGAGGGGGGTCTGGGCCAGCCGGTGCTGGGTGCGGGCACGCTCTGGGCCATCACCAACGACAGCCCCGCCGCCCATGAGCTGATCACCTTCCTGCAGTCGCCCGAAGCGCATGAGATCTGGATGGCGCGCAAGGGCTTTTTGACCCCGCACAAGGGCGTGAACCTCGATGCCTTCGGCGACCCGACCCTGCGCAAGATGAACGACATCCTGCTCTCGGCCACCACCTTCCGCTTCGATGCCTCCGACCTGATGCCCGGCGCCGTCGGCGCGGGCAGCTTCTGGACCGGCATGGTCGATTATGTCGGCGGCAAGGACGTGGGCACCGTGACCGGCGAGATCCAGCAAAGCTGGGACGCGGTGAAGTGA
- a CDS encoding carbohydrate ABC transporter permease produces the protein MHPALQGLLTIVIGVGGCVGYFYFSNIFLDKVLYPARGPNAGRNINRANLIRPWLFLAPAVLALGLYLAYPVVETLRLSLTNRVPGGGYEWAGAENYVQMWNDPKFMEALLNNMLWLFVVPALSTAFGLLAAQLTDRIKWGALAKSIIFMPMAISFVGAAVIWKLVYDYRAEGQEQIGVLNAIVVSLGGEPTAWLTVPFWNNFFLMAVLIWIQTGFAMVILSAALRGIPEETVEAAIVDGANPFQIFFKIKVPQIMGTIVVVWTTITIVVLKIFDIVFAMTNGQWETQVLANYMYDKLFRANDWGVGSASAMVIMLLVTPILVWNVYNARKEMR, from the coding sequence ATGCATCCGGCACTACAAGGGCTTCTGACCATCGTCATCGGCGTCGGCGGATGCGTGGGCTACTTCTATTTTTCCAACATCTTCCTCGACAAGGTGCTCTACCCGGCCCGTGGCCCCAACGCGGGCCGCAACATCAACCGCGCCAACCTGATCCGCCCCTGGCTCTTTCTGGCCCCCGCCGTCCTCGCCCTCGGCCTCTACCTGGCCTACCCGGTGGTCGAAACGCTGCGCCTCTCGCTCACCAACCGCGTGCCGGGCGGCGGCTACGAATGGGCCGGTGCCGAGAACTACGTGCAAATGTGGAACGACCCCAAGTTCATGGAGGCGCTCCTCAACAACATGCTCTGGCTCTTCGTGGTGCCCGCCCTCTCCACCGCCTTCGGCCTGCTCGCGGCCCAGCTGACCGACCGGATCAAGTGGGGCGCCCTGGCCAAGTCGATCATCTTCATGCCGATGGCCATTTCCTTCGTCGGTGCGGCGGTGATCTGGAAGCTGGTCTACGACTACCGCGCCGAGGGGCAGGAGCAGATCGGCGTGCTCAACGCCATCGTGGTCAGCCTCGGCGGCGAGCCCACGGCCTGGCTCACCGTGCCGTTCTGGAACAACTTCTTCCTCATGGCCGTGCTGATCTGGATCCAGACCGGCTTCGCCATGGTGATCCTCTCGGCCGCCCTGCGCGGCATCCCCGAGGAAACCGTGGAGGCCGCCATCGTCGACGGTGCCAACCCGTTCCAGATCTTCTTCAAGATCAAGGTGCCTCAGATCATGGGCACCATCGTCGTCGTCTGGACCACCATCACCATCGTGGTACTGAAGATCTTCGACATCGTCTTCGCCATGACCAATGGGCAATGGGAGACCCAGGTGCTGGCCAACTACATGTACGACAAGCTCTTTCGCGCCAACGACTGGGGCGTGGGCTCGGCCTCGGCCATGGTCATCATGCTGCTGGTGACGCCGATCCTCGTCTGGAACGTCTACAACGCCCGCAAGGAGATGCGGTGA
- a CDS encoding carbohydrate ABC transporter permease, producing MDNIAGRKSGLSWAVNISVVLLVLLWIFPTVGLFVSSFRTADQISATGWWKALFPTEQVVQLRTDDPDARVAEGDGFVLTGNLFGEEGGTLSAFGVSSRDVGAFAPGETADMGDGESMTVEADGSYTWRGNDEQISGRGQRIFVTTTTPPEFTTANYERVLFSGDRTDSMAKAFFNTLTVTIPATIIPILVAAFAAYALAWMDFPGRALLIAAIVALLVVPLQLALIPLLKFHNDIGIGKGYIGTWLAHTGFGLPLAIYLLRNYMVGLPRDIIENAKVDGATDFQIFTRIVLPLSFPALASFAIFQFLWTWNDLLVALVFLIDSSGDTTVMTRQIVELLGTRGGNWEILATAAFVSISVPLLVFFAMQRYLVRGLLAGSVK from the coding sequence ATGGATAATATTGCTGGCAGAAAGTCGGGCCTCTCCTGGGCGGTGAACATATCCGTGGTGCTGCTGGTGCTGCTCTGGATCTTCCCCACCGTCGGCCTCTTCGTCTCCTCCTTCCGCACCGCAGACCAGATCAGCGCAACGGGCTGGTGGAAGGCGCTCTTTCCCACCGAGCAGGTCGTCCAGCTGCGCACCGACGATCCCGATGCCCGCGTGGCCGAGGGCGATGGCTTCGTGCTCACCGGCAACCTCTTCGGCGAGGAGGGCGGCACGCTCTCGGCCTTCGGGGTCTCCAGCCGCGACGTGGGCGCATTCGCCCCCGGCGAGACCGCCGACATGGGCGATGGCGAGAGCATGACCGTGGAGGCCGATGGCAGCTACACCTGGCGCGGCAACGACGAGCAGATCAGCGGCCGCGGCCAGCGGATCTTCGTCACCACGACCACGCCGCCCGAGTTCACCACCGCCAACTACGAGCGCGTGCTCTTCTCCGGCGACCGGACAGACAGCATGGCCAAGGCCTTCTTCAACACGCTCACGGTGACGATCCCGGCCACGATCATCCCGATCCTGGTGGCGGCCTTCGCGGCCTACGCGCTGGCCTGGATGGATTTCCCCGGCCGCGCCCTGCTGATCGCCGCCATCGTCGCGCTGCTGGTGGTGCCGCTGCAACTGGCGCTGATCCCGCTCTTGAAGTTCCACAACGACATCGGCATCGGCAAGGGCTACATCGGAACCTGGCTCGCGCATACCGGCTTCGGCCTGCCGCTCGCCATTTACCTGCTGCGCAACTACATGGTCGGCCTGCCGCGCGACATCATCGAGAACGCCAAGGTCGACGGCGCGACCGACTTCCAGATCTTCACCAGAATCGTCCTGCCGCTCAGCTTTCCGGCGCTCGCCAGCTTCGCCATCTTCCAGTTTCTCTGGACATGGAACGACCTGCTCGTCGCTCTGGTCTTCCTCATCGACAGCTCGGGCGACACCACGGTGATGACCCGCCAGATCGTCGAACTCCTCGGCACGCGCGGCGGCAACTGGGAGATCCTGGCCACCGCGGCCTTCGTCTCCATTTCCGTGCCGCTCCTCGTGTTCTTCGCCATGCAAAGATACCTCGTGCGCGGCCTGCTGGCCGGCTCGGTCAAGTGA
- a CDS encoding alpha-amylase family glycosyl hydrolase: MNDMTTIEDAIAARVANPDWWRGAVIYQVYPRSYQDSTGDGVGDLAGITRRLDHIASLGVDALWISPFFKSPMKDFGYDVSDYREVDPMFGSLADFDALIARAHELGLKVLIDLVLSHTSDLHPWFRESRSDRTNPRADWYVWADPKPTGAPPNNWLSIFGGSAWQWDGGRMQYYLHNFLTSQPDLNFHCTEVQNELLRVAEFWLQRGVDGFRLDTINFYVHDAELRDNPALDPALRNDQTAPAVNPYNWQEHLYDKSRPENLAFLRRLRAVMKPYGAAAVGEVGDAQLGLEILGQYTAGDDLMNMCYAFELLAKDMPTAPYIAEVMHRVERVAADGWACWAFSNHDVPRHISRWNLSEEAARTYVVLMMCLRGSACLYQGEELGLTEAEIAFEDLRDPYGIEFWPEFKGRDGCRTPMVWDAGVHGGFSHGNEARPWLPVPADHLPKAVAEQEGDEGAMLAHYRRAVALRKAHTVLATGAQAIEAQGDLLVIRRKGEAGREVLALFNLGEGAARPAVEAGWAPLSEAAALGAVAPQDGNLALGPWGFALLGR; encoded by the coding sequence ATGAACGACATGACTACCATCGAAGACGCCATCGCCGCACGGGTCGCCAACCCCGACTGGTGGCGCGGCGCGGTGATCTACCAGGTCTACCCGCGCAGCTACCAGGACAGCACCGGCGACGGCGTGGGCGACCTCGCCGGCATCACCCGCCGGCTCGATCACATCGCCTCGCTCGGGGTCGATGCCCTCTGGATCAGCCCCTTCTTCAAGAGCCCGATGAAGGACTTCGGCTACGACGTCAGCGACTACCGCGAGGTGGACCCGATGTTCGGCAGCCTCGCCGACTTCGACGCGCTGATCGCCCGCGCCCACGAGCTGGGCCTGAAGGTGCTGATCGACCTCGTGCTCTCGCATACCTCCGACCTGCACCCCTGGTTCCGCGAAAGCCGCAGCGATCGCACCAACCCGCGCGCCGACTGGTATGTCTGGGCCGATCCCAAGCCCACCGGCGCGCCGCCCAACAACTGGCTCTCGATCTTCGGCGGCTCGGCCTGGCAGTGGGATGGCGGGCGGATGCAGTACTACCTGCACAACTTCCTCACCTCCCAGCCCGACCTCAACTTCCATTGCACCGAGGTGCAGAACGAGCTTCTGCGCGTGGCCGAGTTCTGGCTCCAGCGGGGGGTCGACGGCTTCCGCCTCGACACCATCAACTTCTACGTCCACGACGCCGAGCTGCGCGACAACCCCGCGCTGGACCCGGCCCTGCGCAACGACCAGACCGCCCCGGCGGTCAACCCCTACAACTGGCAGGAACATCTCTACGACAAGTCTCGCCCCGAGAACCTGGCCTTTCTCCGGCGCCTCCGCGCGGTGATGAAGCCCTATGGCGCGGCGGCCGTGGGCGAGGTCGGCGATGCCCAGCTCGGCCTCGAGATCCTCGGCCAGTACACCGCGGGCGATGACCTGATGAACATGTGCTACGCCTTCGAGCTGCTGGCCAAGGACATGCCCACCGCCCCCTACATCGCCGAGGTGATGCACCGCGTCGAGCGGGTGGCCGCCGACGGCTGGGCCTGCTGGGCCTTCTCCAACCACGACGTGCCGCGCCACATCAGCCGGTGGAACCTCTCCGAAGAGGCCGCCCGCACCTATGTGGTGCTGATGATGTGCCTGCGCGGCTCGGCCTGCCTCTACCAGGGCGAAGAGCTCGGGCTGACCGAGGCAGAGATCGCCTTCGAAGACCTGCGCGACCCCTACGGCATCGAGTTCTGGCCCGAGTTCAAGGGCCGCGACGGGTGCCGCACGCCGATGGTCTGGGATGCCGGCGTGCATGGCGGTTTCTCGCATGGCAACGAGGCACGCCCCTGGCTGCCCGTTCCCGCCGACCACCTGCCGAAGGCAGTGGCCGAGCAGGAGGGCGACGAGGGCGCGATGCTGGCCCACTACCGCCGCGCCGTGGCGCTGCGCAAGGCCCACACCGTGCTGGCGACCGGCGCGCAGGCCATCGAGGCGCAGGGCGATCTGCTGGTGATCCGCCGCAAGGGCGAGGCGGGCAGGGAGGTCCTGGCCCTCTTCAACCTCGGCGAGGGCGCGGCGCGCCCTGCGGTCGAGGCCGGCTGGGCCCCGCTGTCCGAGGCCGCCGCGCTGGGGGCCGTTGCCCCGCAGGACGGCAATCTTGCACTCGGGCCCTGGGGCTTTGCCCTGCTGGGCCGCTAG
- a CDS encoding ABC transporter ATP-binding protein, with translation MADLKLTDVAKTYGGTVDVLKNINLDIETGELIVFVGPSGCGKSTLLRMIAGLEKITGGTLEIDGQVVNDVPPSERGIAMVFQSYALYPHMTVRENMEFALKLAKKSRKEIDEAVNRAASKLQLEPYLDRLPKALSGGQRQRVAIGRSIVRNPKVYLFDEPLSNLDAALRVATRIEIAQLKEQMPESTMIYVTHDQVEAMTLATRIVVLANKGIAQVGTPLELYETPENEFVAQFIGSPAMNLLRGRIVETGARTGVTVGDGGGTIWSVVPSRPEDKDREVNVGIRPEDMLPTDDENFAFEGTVEITEALGEVTQLYFAPLKLDEDTDTVIAKLPGVQRDMRGKTVRMTAAPEKVHLFAEGRSLLYR, from the coding sequence ATGGCGGACCTGAAGCTGACCGATGTGGCCAAGACCTACGGCGGCACGGTGGATGTGCTGAAGAACATCAACCTCGACATCGAGACCGGGGAGCTGATCGTCTTCGTCGGCCCTTCGGGCTGCGGCAAGTCCACCCTGCTGCGGATGATCGCCGGGCTCGAAAAGATCACCGGCGGCACGCTGGAGATCGACGGGCAGGTGGTCAACGACGTGCCCCCCTCCGAGCGCGGCATCGCCATGGTGTTCCAGTCCTACGCGCTTTATCCGCACATGACGGTGCGCGAGAACATGGAGTTTGCCCTCAAGCTCGCCAAGAAGAGCCGCAAGGAAATCGACGAGGCGGTGAACCGGGCCGCGAGCAAGCTCCAGCTCGAACCCTATCTCGACCGGCTGCCCAAGGCGCTCTCGGGCGGCCAGCGCCAGCGGGTGGCCATCGGGCGCAGCATCGTGCGCAATCCCAAGGTCTATCTCTTCGACGAGCCGCTTTCCAACCTCGACGCCGCCCTGCGGGTGGCGACACGCATCGAGATCGCCCAGCTCAAGGAGCAGATGCCCGAGAGCACCATGATCTACGTCACCCACGACCAGGTCGAGGCCATGACCCTGGCCACCCGCATCGTGGTGCTGGCCAACAAGGGCATCGCCCAGGTCGGCACGCCGCTGGAGCTCTACGAGACGCCCGAAAACGAGTTCGTCGCCCAGTTCATCGGCTCTCCCGCCATGAACCTGCTGCGCGGCCGGATCGTCGAGACCGGCGCGCGCACCGGCGTGACCGTGGGCGACGGCGGCGGCACCATCTGGTCCGTCGTGCCCAGCCGGCCCGAGGACAAGGACCGCGAGGTGAACGTGGGCATCCGCCCCGAAGACATGCTGCCGACCGACGACGAAAACTTCGCCTTCGAGGGCACGGTCGAGATCACCGAGGCGCTCGGCGAGGTCACCCAGCTCTACTTCGCGCCGCTCAAGCTGGACGAAGACACCGATACCGTCATCGCCAAGCTCCCCGGCGTGCAGCGCGACATGCGCGGCAAGACGGTGCGAATGACGGCGGCGCCCGAAAAGGTGCACCTCTTCGCCGAGGGCCGCTCGCTGCTCTACCGGTGA